The following are from one region of the Etheostoma spectabile isolate EspeVRDwgs_2016 chromosome 15, UIUC_Espe_1.0, whole genome shotgun sequence genome:
- the LOC116703794 gene encoding SUMO-conjugating enzyme UBC9, whose protein sequence is MSGIALSRLSQERKAWRKDHPFGFVAVPTKNPDGTMNLMNWECAIPGKKGTLWEGGLYKLRMLFKDDYPSSPPKCKFEPPIFHPNVYPSGTVCLSILEEDKDWRPAITIKQILLGIQELLNEPNIQDPAQAEAYTIYCQNRMDYEKRVRAQAKKFAPT, encoded by the exons ATGTCTGGCATCGCTCTTAGCAGACTGTCCCAGGAGCGCAAAGCCTGGAGGAAAGACCATCCATTT GGTTTTGTTGCTGTGCCCACGAAGAATCCCGATGGGACCATGAATCTGATGAACTGGGAGTGTGCCATTCCTGGGAAGAAAGGA ACCTTGTGGGAGGGAGGACTGTACAAACTCAGAATGCTTTTCAAAGATGACTACCCTTCCTCACCACCCAAAT GCAAGTTTGAGCCACCAATATTCCACCCAAATGTCTACCCATCTGGCACAGTGTGTCTGTCCATCTTGGAGGAGGACAAAGACTGGAGGCCTGCCATCACCATCAAACAG ATCCTGTTGGGTATCCAGGAGCTGCTGAATGAGCCCAACATTCAAGATCCAGCACAAGCAGAGGCGTACACAATTTACTG tCAGAACAGGATGGACTATGAGAAGCGGGTAAGGGCACAGGCCAAGAAGTTTGCCCCCACATAG
- the mpst gene encoding 3-mercaptopyruvate sulfurtransferase, with product MAAQTRALVSCKWLADAVRNNLVGPKLRILDASWYLPKTKRDPRAEFLQKHIPGSSFFDLDDCCDKTSAFDHMLPTSSHFSRYVGDLGIGNDTHVVVYDTSDFGSFCAPRVWWMFRLFGHSLVSVLDGGMRNWLADGYPVTADYSRPESTGFTATLNQSWVKSYEDVLENIGTKQVQVVDARSAGRFRGTEPEPRDDTLPGHFPGAINMPFSSFLDASGKELGTEVLSILFREAGVDLKQPLWASCGSGVTACHVVLAAHLLGHPGVCVYDGSWSEWFKRASAELIITEGEEKKV from the exons ATGGCGGCACAGACCCGTGCTCTGGTGTCCTGTAAGTGGCTGGCAGATGCTGTCAGAAATAACCTCGTCGGGCCCAAGCTTCGCATCCTCGATGCTTCATGGTACCTCCCGAAAACGAAGCGGGACCCGAGAGCTGAATTTTTGCAGAAGCACATCCCGGGCTCCTCGTTCTTTGACCTAGACGACTGCTGTGACAAGACCTCTGCGTTTGATCACATGCTGCCAACTTCCAGCCACTTCTCCCGGTATGTAGGAGATCTGGGCATCGGGAACGACACGCACGTAGTTGTGTATGACACTAGCGACTTTGGGTCGTTCTGCGCGCCCCGGGTGTGGTGGATGTTCCGGCTGTTCGGACACAGTTTGGTGTCGGTGCTGGACGGGGGCATGAGGAACTGGCTGGCGGACGGCTATCCGGTGACAGCGGACTACTCCAGGCCCGAGTCTACAGGGTTCACGGCGACTCTAAATCAGTCGTGGGTGAAGAGCTACGAAGACGTGCTGGAGAACATCGGGACCAAGCAGGTCCAGGTTGTGGATGCCAGGTCCGCAGGAAGGTTCAGGGGAACTGAGCCAGAGCCCAGAGACG ACACGCTGCCAGGCCATTTCCCCGGTGCGATCAACATGCCGTTCAGTTCGTTCTTGGATGCTTCTGGAAAGGAGCTGGGAACTGAGGTTCTGTCCATACTGTTCAGAGAGGCCGGGGTAGACCTGAAGCAACCACTCTGGGCTTCCTGTGGGTCCGGTGTCACAGCGTGCCACGTTGTTCTGGCCGCTCACCTGCTCGGACACCCTGGGGTCTGTGTTTATGACGGCTCCTGGTCGGAATGGTTCAAGAGGGCATCTGCAGAGCTTATCATcacagagggagaggaaaagaaggTGTAA
- the il2rb gene encoding interleukin-2 receptor subunit beta has translation MSPTVVKAMETLVSTYVLLVLVSVHAAPSHKGLRGLSCVNDFVNNVSCTWDGSPVAPGVDCWIFGVKTTWISKIYGRPPEKVLLSRSCKLKKHRNSPPGCSFVFENEEFNIFADMPYIRVECNGTLVENITNYSPYDHIKMHPPGLPNVSSAANETRISWSQGSRPSVFFTSFHFEVQIKEKKQTWNEARTLFTQERELRISAWKLKGHHQIRVRVKPTEPDNCHWSNWSPVTAWEDQVSEFPTSLVMWGVMLSLGVIIVTLVVYRSCASRGLLKRKPVPNPSKSFHTLHSVHGGNLKKWLNPLTASESFFVAKPCDSISPVEVCESWDVVSSTSPSSSSTSALLHFRSYPSASSATSGVVDQFSSSSSSCFSNMGYFMSSSSGGSARSDPTPAYFTYHDDHNLPVSLCPLFDAAPTYESLKMEPQSPDSGFGMGKEDEEDNMVMDVEGKEVSNDHHSPPLIILPFHLPSQMCPPFSAPPPPNTPSLTPIPSDSQQEDVLVVASSGSYAAWPLADAMCRSSSMPVEPCKTGYLTLKELQTTFSNKSI, from the exons ATGAG TCCTACTGTGGTCAAGGCTATGGAGACCCTGGTGTCCACGTACGTCCTGCTGGTTCTGGTTTCCGTGCatgcagctccgtctcacaaaGGCTTGCGAG GACTCTCCTGTGTAAATGACTTTGTCAACAATGTCAGCTGTACATGGGACGGCTCTCCAGTGGCTCCAGGTGTGGACTGTTGGATCTTCGGTGTGAAGACAACTTGGATCTCTAAGATCTACGGGAGACCACCGGAGAAAGTATTACTTAGTCGAAGCTGCAagctaaaaaaacacagaaactcTCCTCCAGGCTGCAGTTTTGTCTTTGAAAATGAA GAATTCAACATTTTTGCTGACATGCCCTACATCAGAGTGGAGTGTAACGGGACGTTGGTGGAGAACATCACAAACTACTCACCATACGATCACA TCAAAATGCATCCTCCAGGACTTCCCAATGTCAGCAGCGCTGCCAATGAGACCAGGATATCATGGAGTCAAGGCAGTCGTCCCTCTGTCTTCTTCACATCCTTTCACTTCGAAGTTCAGATCAAAGAGAAAAAGCAGACATGGAAC GAGGCCAGGACTTTGTTCACACAAGAACGAGAGCTCAGGATATCTGCTTGGAAACTAAAGGGGCACCACCAGATCAGGGTGAGAGTCAAACCCACGGAACCGGACAATTGCCACTGGAGCAACTGGAGTCCAGTCACAGCCTGGGAGGACCAGG TTTCAGAGTTTCCGACATCATTGGTAATGTGGGGAGTGATGTTGAGCCTGGGTGTCATCATTGTAACGCTGGTCGTTTACAGGAGTTGTGCGAGCAGGGG GCTCCTCAAAAGGAAGCCAGTACCAAACCCTTCGAAATCCTTCCACACTCTCCACTCTGTCCACGGAGGAAATCTAAAG AAATGGCTGAATCCTCTTACAGCTTCTGAGTCGTTCTTCGTGGCCAAGCCATGCGACAGCATCTCCCCGGTTGAGGTGTGCGAAAGCTGGGATGTGGTCTCCTCCACCTCTCCCTCCTCCAGCTCCACCAGCGCCCTGCTTCACTTCAGGAGCTACCCCTCGGCTAGCTCAGCCACCAGCGGAGTTGTTGACCaattctcctcctcctcttcatcctgctTTTCTAACATGGGCTACTTCATGTCCAGCTCCTCTGGCGGCTCAGCTCGATCTGACCCCACTCCAGCCTACTTCACCTATCATGATGATCACAACCTTCCCGTCTCCCTCTGCCCTTTGTTCGACGCCGCTCCGACCTATGAGAGCTTGAAGATGGAGCCCCAGAGCCCAGACTCTGGCTTTGGCATGGgaaaggaagatgaagaagataaCATGGTCATGGATGTGGAAGGGAAAGAAGTTTCAAATGATCACCATAGCCCTCCTCTTATCATTCTCCCTTTCCATCTTCCTTCCCAGATGTGCCCCCCCTTCTCTGCTCCACCCCCTCCTAACACTCCCAGTTTAACTCCGATACCCTCTGATAGCCAACAGGAAGATGTACTTGTGGTGGCTAGTAGTGGCAGCTATGCGGCCTGGCCTCTAGCTGATGCCATGTGCAGGTCTTCCTCCATGCCCGTGGAGCCCTGTAAAACAGGGTATCTGACCCTCAAAGAGCTGCAGACAACATTCAGCAATAAATCCATCTGA